In Vigna radiata var. radiata cultivar VC1973A chromosome 3, Vradiata_ver6, whole genome shotgun sequence, the following proteins share a genomic window:
- the LOC106756739 gene encoding coiled-coil domain-containing protein 115-like isoform X3: MEEEHQYSESSEELQTQKPDGEDQQLQHRYQIPGAEEKLVLQFMDSVHNYLSLFDTVSSTLRQGWFDLASARHSMGAARINSSLLDLKFHLAATTLKITNHDGTQPCFMLRKWVSSEEESTNELEDENVQPQDSSSVKSSDNADIEKERSKSLSVFGVLISPKLRASQLSFEKALETLVEIANMQSSLLYSFHQLQNVEDTKE, translated from the exons ATGGAAGAAGAGCATCAATATTCTGAAAGTAGTGAAGAACTACAGACCCAGAAACCAGATGGAGAAGATCAACAGTTGCAGCATCGGTACCAAATACCTGGAGCTGAAGAGAAACTAGTATTACAATTTATGGATTCAGTGCATAACTACTTATCTCTCTTTGATACAGTGTCCTCCACACTTCGACAG GGATGGTTTGACTTGGCAAGTGCTCGGCATTCCATGGGTGCTGCTCGTATTAATAGTTCTTTATTGGACCTGAAATTCCATTTAGCTGCCACAACATTGAAGATAACCAACCATGATG GTACACAACCATGCTTCATGTTGCGTAAATGGGTATCCTCCGAAGAAGAGAGTACTAACGAGTTAGAAGACGAGAATGTCCAGCCACAAGATAGTAGTAGTGTGAAATCTTCCG ATAATGCTGAC ATTGAAAAGGAGAGATCCAAGTCCTTATCAGTTTTTGGAGTTTTAATTTCGCCAAAGCTTCGAGCCTCCCAGCTATCATTTGAGAAAG CACTAGAGACACTCGTAGAAATAGCTAATATGCAATCGTCATTGTTATATTCTTTTCACCAACTTCAGAATGTGGAAGATACCAAAGAATGA
- the LOC106756739 gene encoding coiled-coil domain-containing protein 115-like isoform X2 — translation MEEEHQYSESSEELQTQKPDGEDQQLQHRYQIPGAEEKLVLQFMDSVHNYLSLFDTVSSTLRQGWFDLASARHSMGAARINSSLLDLKFHLAATTLKITNHDGTQPCFMLRKWVSSEEESTNELEDENVQPQDSSSVKSSADNADIEKERSKSLSVFGVLISPKLRASQLSFEKALETLVEIANMQSSLLYSFHQLQNVEDTKE, via the exons ATGGAAGAAGAGCATCAATATTCTGAAAGTAGTGAAGAACTACAGACCCAGAAACCAGATGGAGAAGATCAACAGTTGCAGCATCGGTACCAAATACCTGGAGCTGAAGAGAAACTAGTATTACAATTTATGGATTCAGTGCATAACTACTTATCTCTCTTTGATACAGTGTCCTCCACACTTCGACAG GGATGGTTTGACTTGGCAAGTGCTCGGCATTCCATGGGTGCTGCTCGTATTAATAGTTCTTTATTGGACCTGAAATTCCATTTAGCTGCCACAACATTGAAGATAACCAACCATGATG GTACACAACCATGCTTCATGTTGCGTAAATGGGTATCCTCCGAAGAAGAGAGTACTAACGAGTTAGAAGACGAGAATGTCCAGCCACAAGATAGTAGTAGTGTGAAATCTTCCG CAGATAATGCTGAC ATTGAAAAGGAGAGATCCAAGTCCTTATCAGTTTTTGGAGTTTTAATTTCGCCAAAGCTTCGAGCCTCCCAGCTATCATTTGAGAAAG CACTAGAGACACTCGTAGAAATAGCTAATATGCAATCGTCATTGTTATATTCTTTTCACCAACTTCAGAATGTGGAAGATACCAAAGAATGA
- the LOC106756739 gene encoding coiled-coil domain-containing protein 115-like isoform X1, whose product MEEEHQYSESSEELQTQKPDGEDQQLQHRYQIPGAEEKLVLQFMDSVHNYLSLFDTVSSTLRQGWFDLASARHSMGAARINSSLLDLKFHLAATTLKITNHDGTQPCFMLRKWVSSEEESTNELEDENVQPQDSSSVKSSGLAADNADIEKERSKSLSVFGVLISPKLRASQLSFEKALETLVEIANMQSSLLYSFHQLQNVEDTKE is encoded by the exons ATGGAAGAAGAGCATCAATATTCTGAAAGTAGTGAAGAACTACAGACCCAGAAACCAGATGGAGAAGATCAACAGTTGCAGCATCGGTACCAAATACCTGGAGCTGAAGAGAAACTAGTATTACAATTTATGGATTCAGTGCATAACTACTTATCTCTCTTTGATACAGTGTCCTCCACACTTCGACAG GGATGGTTTGACTTGGCAAGTGCTCGGCATTCCATGGGTGCTGCTCGTATTAATAGTTCTTTATTGGACCTGAAATTCCATTTAGCTGCCACAACATTGAAGATAACCAACCATGATG GTACACAACCATGCTTCATGTTGCGTAAATGGGTATCCTCCGAAGAAGAGAGTACTAACGAGTTAGAAGACGAGAATGTCCAGCCACAAGATAGTAGTAGTGTGAAATCTTCCG GACTTGCAGCAGATAATGCTGAC ATTGAAAAGGAGAGATCCAAGTCCTTATCAGTTTTTGGAGTTTTAATTTCGCCAAAGCTTCGAGCCTCCCAGCTATCATTTGAGAAAG CACTAGAGACACTCGTAGAAATAGCTAATATGCAATCGTCATTGTTATATTCTTTTCACCAACTTCAGAATGTGGAAGATACCAAAGAATGA